Part of the Chroicocephalus ridibundus chromosome 17, bChrRid1.1, whole genome shotgun sequence genome is shown below.
TCAACTTCATTCCCTCAAACGACCGCTGCAAGGATGGGACAGGGAAATTCAAGAACATCCAGGGGTCTCTAGAAAGCCCGGCAGCTCCTGTTTCACAGCAGAGGCTGTTCACTACTGGTGAAAGGCCCTTGCAGAGGCACCAACCATTTCAAATCAGGCTGtagccagccccacagctgcaAGCACTGCCAAGGAGAGGTGCAGACAGCCAGTCACCAGCTGGCTCAGAGCACTGCCGGtagccagccctgctccagccagcccagagcagctccaggcacagcagagatgctgggggctgccccactgTCAGCGCCCCTGGGGCCAGTCCTTCCCTGCCTGCGTTACCTGCCGTGCAGGTCTTCTCCGGGCAGCAGCACGGGACGGCTCTCTTCCTCCTGCACCCAGCCGCAGTTGGACATGGCGTAGTGCAGGATGGCTTCTGTCACTGTCTGCGAGCCCTGGCCTTGCACGCACGCCTCTATCTCGGGTACCGAGAGCTGGCTCTGCAGGAAAAGGTGCAGCCGGCTGTCGGAGAGGAGGACCACGTTCTGCACAACCCTGTGCACAGAGAGAAGAGGGCGAGTGAGGAGGGAGCACAGAGCATGCtgagccctgccccacaccatcGGGGCGACCATCGACAGCTCCGCTGCCACCTCACAGCCAGCATCCTCTAAGCAAGACCGGAGCAGCGTGTCCTCTCCCTCCAGCCAGCCCTCACAAACGCTCTACTCACTTCTCCAGGAACTGCTGCAGCCCCTGTCTCCGCTTCTCGATGAACTCATCTGTGCTGCCCACGAAGAAGGTGGATTTCCCGGGCAGCTCTGGGACAGGCCTGCAggcacagagcagaggcagcGGCTCAGGGTCAGATCAGAGCAAGGAGACACAGGGGCAccatggcagcagcagccaggacccTGCTTCGTGCAGAGCCGGATCCCAGGAGCTCAGGTATCCTGTGTTAGTGTCTGGGGTTTCTATCCACACCTGTTCAGAGAGGATTTGGGATCTCCAGGGCAATGGGAAACAGTGTTTGTCTGTGGGtgagggaaaggagggagcacAAGGCATGCTTACACCAAGCCAGCATTCTTCTGGAGCTGCCTCCTCAGCCACACGAATTCACGGTACCGACGCCGCACACATGAGGTCTTGGCAGTAAAGGCCTTGCTGTtggtctgcaaaaaaaaaaaaaaaaaaagccaccacggAAATAATCCACGTGATTGAGgggcagcaaagcagaggagggCAGGACCTCGCCCTCACAGACCCCTGAGCTCAGTGACTAAGGGATCCCCTCGAAGCGCCGGGttttgggcagtgctgggggagcTGACAGTGCCTTAAAGGCCTGAGCAGGCTCCAGGGGAGAAGCTGGGTCTCAGATCCACATGGAGAAAGCCCAAAGAGTGGGACGAGTGTTCCCCCttcatccctccttccatccctgctcagcacagccaGGCACGGCCGGACAACTCCTCTCATGAGCCTCACGTATGGCACGACCGAGCTCTGCAGCTCATCCCTCTCCCTCAGCCCCGACTCACGTGGAGGAAGATTTTATAATCCACATAGGAGTTCCAGGAGCCTTCGTTCTGCACCCGGGGGTCCTGAACACGCACCGTGGTCAGCTCCTACGGCACAAACACCACCTGAGCGCGGGGAGGCACCGCTCGCTGCCCCCACCAGCATCaccccctcggctctgccccacggtccctgcccagcctgcggcgccccccgcccctccaCACCACGCTCAGCCGAGACCAACCACCTCCGGCACTGCCCAACCCCAGGCAGAAACAGACCAAACCCATGTCAGAAAGGGTCTTACTTCCTCTCGGGCCTCCAACATCCTAGAGCCAGAGCCCAGCGGGAAAcatctgtacagaaaaaaaaggatttagtaAGACAAGATCAACACGTCAGGGTCTCTCACGTACTCTGCATCCCCCCTGGCACCTCACGCCTCTCTCCCAGCCAGCAGGCACCTCTCCTGCCCCACGTCCACACTCGGCTGCCCTCCCCGATCCTCTCCCCTGAGTCACCATGAAATAAAGAGGGTGAATTCAAATCCAGCAGCCCACAGGGGAGAGAGCAACCAGCATTAATCTCCATGTGCTCCTGAGGCAACGTGGCCCGCCGGGCTCTTGCTAGGGTGTGCTGGGGAATGCACCGTGACCAGAGCCGGAGCCTGCGGCACCTCCCTCCTTCACGGCTTGTCTTCAGGTCACCCCTGCCCACAGAGAGCCACTGGGATCCTGCAGCCTTCTGGGACAGCACTCAGAAACCCCTGGATCACAGACAGAGGTGGGCAGGGCTCCCAGCTCAGACGGGCTGTAACCTCCCGAGGATGGGAAGGGgtagccctgcctgccctcctctcccacagcacGTCCCTGCTCCCGGGCAGATCTGGGGAGAGCCGGACATAGCTCCAAGAGGACTCTTCTCCCCAGTATAACTGCTGTTAGCCAGGAACAGCCTCCTCGCTGCACAGCACTGAGACCCCAGCTCCCCAGTttgctcctgcagagccagaaCTGGCAATGTGGGAGGGAGACAGGGTGGAAGAGCTCGTCCCAGTCCCCGCATGGGCAGGTTTGCACTGAAATTCCAGGGGAGCCAGTTCGGCCGGGGAGGAGAAAACCCTGTTTTTAATCACAGTTTCCTTCTACAGGTTTCCGTCTCCCCCAGTGCCTGCCCAACACGAGCTCTGCTGGGTTGTCCGAGCAGGGGAAGCTGCCAGCCCCCGCTGGCACCCCGCTGCCCCTCCCCAGAGGAAACCTGCTCTTTTCTTGCGTAGACCAGACCCGTTCCCCAGCTGCCACCTCAGCAAGTCTCACATTAGCACCAGACGCAGATGTGCCCTTTCTTTCTGGCTCTTTCACAAGCCACCTGAATAAGCAGCGAACTCGGTACCCGATTTCCCCACCCAGCTAGGTTTCGTATCTGTGACCGTCCTCCCTCCCtaacccccccatccccctctcCCAGCGGGAGCTGGGGGGCTCACAAGTGTTGATGAAGCCCTTGGGGAGCTGCAGAGGTGCCCGGTGCCCCCCAGCTTTCccagctcagctgtgccctgaGCTGCTCGCACACTCCCGTCGCACCAAGCCTCTTCCTCCGCCACATCCCTCTGGCGCTCCCAGGTCCTGCTGGACCGTGTCAGCTAATTTGCTGCACCATTACGTGCTCCTGCAGTAATTCCTGTTCTGCAACAACACCACGAACACAGTGCCAGGGCTTGCAGGAAGCGGGGGGACAGCGAGATAACCCCCCACACCCAATAAATGCATAGTCCAGCCCCTGAAACCCCTCAGAGTGCCCCCCACAGACGCCCTGTGCAGACACAGCCCGGGAGTACTCATCAGGGGGAGCTGGAAGACCAGGCGCATCCTGTGTCCTGGTTTCACCTCCTCTGCAGGATTGTTTGCAAGAGGTTTTGGAGCCCCTGGGATGAACCGGCAGCACAGGACTCCGCCTGTCACAGCCCAGGCTCCCGAGGGACACGTCCGCCGGATCGCAGAGGCGAAGCAACCCTTCACCTGTTCCCCATTCCTGGAGTCTTGCCTTTTAGGCCACGAGAGCTGCCAAGCGTCAGGCAGCGCTGGAAACCCAGCCTTTATTTATACGCTCAGATGTGAAGCAAAGCTCTTCTGAAGACAGAGCTAATTTTAGCTGGGACAAGGGGAGGGGTTGAGCCACAAACCacgctttaaaaaaatctggctcCACCGGTTTGCAGGTACTTTCTGCAAGACTTCAGCCATCCGATTCCACCCGGAGAGCACAGAAATTGTTAATAACAGCGGAGAAGAGTTTCGGCATAGACAGCAAGAGACCTGGGCCCGCCGCAAGGTGTCTCCGAGTAATTGAACTCTCGCTGGTGTTGGGtcaggctgctgctgtttccaatTTGAGCTGTAAGGGGGAGGGCGAGGGgaacctaccaaaaaaaaaacccccacgctTCAGCGCACATGATTCTtcccctggggaaggaggggagagaaggagccAAATGTGACATGAGTCACTTTCCTCAGCGCAGTAATGGGGGAGCTCCGATCCTCCCCCGTGCTGGGGGCTCCCAGCCAGAACCAGTTCAGCGGCAGAACTTGACCATTATGTTCCCCGGCCTCCCCAGGGGATGCTGCCGCCCTCCCGTTGCTTTTAAAGCTCCTTGCTCTGCATAACAGCCCTGCCTAGATTAAAaatgcaggagggagaagagagagactcAGAAATTGCCTAATGGAAAAGCGGAGGGTTGCCAGGAAGAGGAATTTAATTTCCCAGCTACTGAAAGGGTGCTCCGAAGAGCAGAGAGACCCAGGAGGGGGAGACGGCTCTCTGCAGTCAGCGAAGAGGCGAACGggctgcaggaaaaaacccctgAGATCAGAGAGTCCAGGAGCTCACGTCCTTTACCTACGCTTTCATCCAGAGTTGTACCAAGAAACTCATAATCTTATTTACGCTTTATTTGGAGTTAATTGATCTTAACTTGATAAACCAACTTAAACCCAATGGAGAAGGCAGCTCTGAGTTAGCTTTAAACAGTTAAACAAAAGCCCTGAAAGAGGATTTGGTGTAAAGCCTCAGTTTAAGGGGCCCTGGGATAcgtggtttggggtttggtttaaTCTTCCTCCAATTTGCATTTCATTGTTTCCAGGGCTCGCGCTTTCAATGTCTTCTAGCTAGAAAGACACGAGAGGTGGAAGCCGCACAGAAACGCCCCACATCCACGCTCCTGGAGCCTCAGGACTTTCTCCTGCCCAGGATACAGCCGTCGGGGTCTTTTAACGAGCCACAGACACGGCCCGACTCCGGGTGGATTGCCTCCCCAGCCCTCTACTCACACTGCTGACAGAGAAAGCGTTAGTTTTTATCTCTTGCTTGCTATCTTCTACCTTCCGTGCTGATTCAGACACATCCTTGGCAGCGGTCTCTGCCCCCCCGTACCAGCAGGACCTCCGCCGAATGTCCTCCCTAACCAGCACACCCCAGTGATGGCTTAGTCCAGCTCAGAgctccccccccggctccattCCGGCCGAGGTTTCACGTCCCTCCGCCCAGACACAGCACGGCTCCGGGCGACTCCCACCCGCAAAAGAACCCCCGGCTTTTGAGGAAAGCCTCACAGAGGAGCTCCACGGCAGGAAAAAAGGGAACGAGTCCCGtttgtttctccttttgcctGTCGGGCTTGGGCAGAGCCGTCCACAGCCGGCACCGGGgaggagctgctgaaggaagagcatTTTCCGGCCCCCCCACTCAGAGAGATGTCCCAGAGCCGGACCCCCTCAGCCCACGCTGCCCAGCGGCGGGGCTGTCCCCAGCCGGACCAGCGCCGCAGCACGTCAGGCCCGGACACTCACCGCGACCAGGGGCTGGGCCCGGCCCCCACAGCGCTCGGGGTGCGCCGGTCCCCGCGGCCTCGGCCCGGCCCCACCGGGAAAGGCCACAGCGGGGGGTGAGGCCGGGCCGGGACAAGGGCCCCCCGCCCGCGGAGACCAGACGATGCCATCCCCGGCCCCCACCCCAGGCCCCCTCACCTCCTCTCGCAGGCCGCGGCCCCTTTAAGCGGCACGGCGGCGCGGCGGCCTTATAGCGAGGGCCGTGCCTCCCCTTCCGGCGCGGGgcatgctgggagttgtagtccgaCTCTCCCCTCCCTCAAGGTGGCGAGGCGCGGTACGGGCCCTGCGGCAGCGGGCGGCCTCCCCGAGGGGttcggccccgccgcgccgcgatCCCCGCCGGGGCGGCGCACAGGCTgcggcggggcgagcggcggagcgagcggcggagcggggcggaaGATAGAGGcaggactacaactcccagcacaCCTCGCGGCGGAGGACTACGcctcccagcgtgccccgcggCAGGCGGGCGGGTGCGGGTCGCGGCGCAGGCGCAGTGGTGCGCGGCGGGCAGTGGGGCTGGCCGGGCTCTTTTGTTCGAGGGAGGCGGACGGAGCGCGGCCAGGCCCGCGGCGCCACCCGACCCGCCCCGCAGGCCCCTTCCCCTCGGCGACCGTTGGCGGGGCTGTGCAAGGTGagcgggaggggggcgggggggcgcgaCGGTGGGGAGGGACTGGGCgttactgggtgttactgggtgaggcggggggggtgcGCGGGAGGTGGCGTGTAGGGCGGTGAGGTGGCGGTTTGTGTGTGGGGGCGGGATGTTGGGGGCGTTGGGGTTAATGGAggggtgtttggggtggggggggtcgtggggggtGGGTGCCGACAcaggggggtgtcagtggggggctgctgggaaAAGGGATGTTATCGGagagggggtgttgggggtgctgggagagagGGTATTCGTGGAGAGGGGGGCTTGGAGGTGCTAGGAGAGGGGCTGTTGGTGGAGGGGGGTGCTGAGGGCCCTAGGAGGGGCTGTTAGTGGAggggggtgctgggagagggcGTGTTAGTGGAGTTtggggcttgggggtgctgggaaaGGGGTTACTAGTGAAGGGGGAGTTGGGGGTGCGAGGGGAGGGGGTGTTAGTGGGGGGTGTGTCGGGGCGCTGGGAGAAGCGTTAGGGTTCTCCCTAACCCTTCCTAGGGTTCCCCCCCGagaagggggtttgggggtgttggcagggctgtggccCTCAAAGGGGCTGCAGCGGGGGTAAACCGGGACCTGGAGcgaggaggggctgggtgggggacAAAGGTGGATCCAGAGGGTCTCtgggggagaggaagagctgggggagaaggagggggtgCCGTCGGATAGAGGAGAAAGATGTGTCTTGGGGGGCTGGCGCCTGAGGAGGGAacaaggggctgctgcagggggtctggggaaatggggggggtgggtggggggctgcaggctccgGCGGGAGGCCGGAGCAGGGTCCCTGCTCGGGGGAGGAGGTGGCATTTGGGTAGGGTGGCGGTTTAAGAACCGCTGCTGGAGCCCCTGGggtgaggagaagaggagggagggaaaggctctggctgctctgagagcggggAGGGGACCAGTGTCAACTTTTGGCGGGGAGAATGAGCGGGAAGCTGCTCAGCGGGCTGTGGGAGGGCAGCCAGGCCGGGGGGAGGAGAGCTGTTGGGGACTGaactggggggacacggggccttGGGGCTGAGGGAGAGCTCTGCTGTGGAGACCTCggcgtggggctggcaggaggtggAAAAGAGGGTTGTGGCTggcaggctgggagcagggatgtgctggggaaggggggagatgCAGCGGGACCTGGTTTTGGGTCgagtccctgctcttccccagtgGCGGGTGGGTGtcggggcagcccccccggcacGGCTGGCTTTCTCCGGCTCCTTTGCTGAGGCAGGAGGTTTGGGAGCTGGGGGAGTCACGCCACGCTTGGAATGGGAGTTGTAAAGTGTTTGGGGGAAGAGCAGGACTCCTGGAAAGGGAAGGCGATGGAGCCACAATGGGATTTGTGTCTCCGGACAAGGAGGTGGCAAAGCTTTGCTGAGAAGTGGCAGATGCTGAGATGTGGGGCTGGCCAAGAGGGTGGCAGCAGGGTTTGGCTCAGGATTGTGCTGGGAAGCTGACCCGCTCCCCTGCGGtgtggaggaggtggcagggacgGGAAAGCGGCCTGCGTTTGGGTGGGGGGTGAGCGTGAGCATCCCAGAGATGGGGCGGTGCTCGTGGCATTGGGGGTGATCCGTTTGGAAGCGACAAGCACATCTGTTGTCCATATAAAACTGAGAGATCAAAGTATAAAAGGGCTTTCTGGCTGAATAGTTACAGGCTCTATCTGTGAAAGATTTTATTaacccttaaaaacaaaaaaaattcccttgCGCATTTGAGAGAGGAAGGTGTTTGCGATGGGTATGTTTGTAATCAACGGTCCCCGTTGGGTTTGCAACCCAGGCACGGTTTCCTATTAGTGCTTGAGGTGCTGGTAGTGAAAATGATGAGAAACAGATGTGGCTGCTCTAACCCCGCTGCCCAGCGCCGGGGAAATGCAAAAATAACCAGGTGAAGGGCCTGCGAGTGCCGGCGGCTCTtgggcacagggctgctgggggtAACGTCCCCAGGTGCGGTCCCTCTGTCCCTGGGCACGGAGGCTGGCAGGGGATGGTGCTGGAGGGCCTGGGGCTGCTCGTGAGGAGGGAGGCAGTGCGGTGTCGGGGACACTGGAGAGCTGGGAATCCTCCAGCACTTGGGACAATATTTATACAAAAGGGGGAAGAGCAACGCGAATCCCCGCTCTGATTTCGTGAGCGTTTATCTGATCTTGAGGAGTTCAGAAGTTGTATCTGCCGTCACATAACAAAATTCTTGTCTGTGCGATGGGATTTCTGACCTCTTTTTTCAGCAGGGAGGTAACGTTCCTACTGTTGCCTGTGTGTTTCTCTTAAATCCAGAGGTGCATTCTCTCATGGATTGTGAGTTTAACTGGAAATGGTGTGGCTGAGCTTGAAGGCTATGGCTTTTCTTTAGTTTGGTCTCCGCTCAAAGGCCTGAGCTTTCACTCAAACTTTCCAGAAacgttttctgctgttttcaggttCTGGAGAGTGGAAGACTTAACATGCTTGTTCCCACTTCAAAAGAAAGAtgcctgctgcctttccctggcGCATGTGGAATAAACTTGGCGTGCTCCTAAGTCTCTAAAGAGAGGAGTGATCCCAGCCAAGTttgagaaaggcaggaggaggaaatgtTTTAAGTCTAAAACTCATTAAAGCTGAGCTGAACTGTTAATCCTATAAGATGCAGCTAATGGAACTAGTCTGTACTCAAATTAAACCTCTGGGtctccacatttttttcttcttaggctggtcttcttttcctttgttaaacTTTCTGCTGAAAAGATCAGTGCCAGGCGCGGGAAGGGTGTTAGGTAGAGCTTCACCAGATTCCGAAGAAAGCGTCCCAGCCAGCGGGGCTGAGTGTATTTGTACTTGTCTGGTGGTGGTTTCACTACCTGGATGCTCTTCTCCAGGAGATCTCATGACACCAGCACGTGTTTCGCTCTGATCTGCGATGACATGCCTTCAACACTGGCTCTTGCTCCTCcgtctgctcctcctgccccagtaACGCAGGCTTTTGTACGTACCTTCCTGCTGGGTCTCTTTCTTCATGGCCTTTTACCGGAGTTTGAATTCTTTTCAAGTGGCTTAGGTGTGTCCTGGATCCTTTTCCTCTTAGCTGCAGACCAAGAAGTTATTCTTTCGCGGTCTCTCTGTTCTACCTTCCTCTTCGCAAAGGATTTCAGCTTTGCCTTGAGTGTTAGgtaagaagcagcaaatgaaaatggaaatatttggcATAGGCCCATCCTGAATTTGTCTTGAAATCATATTTTTCGGTATAAGCCAACTTTTTTCACACATTAATTATATAAAACTGAAGCTGAATTTTAGGAAGCATACTACCGATGAGATCTCTCTCAGGCAGGAGTAATCTAGCTCCAAATTCTATACGCATGAGCCTGCTTGTGTAAACGTCTGCCCTCCCCAAAAATGCCCAGGCGGAATGAAATGGCTTCGTTCTGCACCTCCTTGCACAGAAACTCGGTGCGAGTGAAATGTGTTTGTTTGAAAGCTCTGGAGTCgagggagcagagcacagggtaAGTCTTCCCTGCGCTGCCTTTCCAAATAGACGGGTATTGTTCaacctctcccccttcctccagaAACCAGCCGTGCTTTGGGTGGCTGTGGTTTGTTTTCAATAACTAAAATTGGAGGGTTTGGATGTTCCCGGTCACAGAAGGCTGAAATCTTTGTCGAGCGCTCTGTGTTCCATGGAGGCATTCCTTACGAGGAGGAAGAGGGTGTGGGGAGCAGCTCAGATGCTTTGCAGATAAAGCCACACACTGAGttcgtgtgtcgtcccccccgaGGAAGGGGGGGAGCTGAAGTTCCTTTCTCACGCTGGAGCTGCGTTTTTGACTGCAGTGCAGCGAGAGGCCTGTGCAGCAGcttgtctctgctgctggctggaacGCTAAAACCTGCACCGTCTCTCGCAGCAGACACTGGGAGCTATGGCTTGGCCATAGCTGCCCGGAGCACCTTTCTGGCTTGCAGGCTCTGGTGGCAAAAGCAGATGTTGTCCCCGCCGCGGGGGTGAGTGCCGAGGGGACGGCTCGGCAGCGGGGCGCCGGCCCCGTGCCTGCGTGGGAGCAGACATCTTGAGAACCCACGGGGCAGAGGGGGTCCGTGCAAGGGGGGACACTGGTAATCTGGTGTAAATGCCTCTGGCAGAAGCAGGGGAACATCTGCTGAAAGGAACAGGCCCCGGGTGACCGGGGACTTCAGAGAGGttgctgcctgccctgcgctCGAGGTACGGTTGCTGCAGCCCTTTGCACTGGGATATTTGTCCCTCCCCTTGGCAAGCTCTTTCTCAAAGTGCTCCTGGCCTTGGATTTGCATCTTCTCTGCCCGGTGCTCACCACAATAAAATGACGGATCCGCAGTGTTGCATTGCTTTGCTGCCtctctctgtttccttttccacaCCTACACACCACCTCTGGTTTTAGCAACTCACCTTGGCCAGCCTCTACCGTTAGACGCTTGGATCCAGTTGCCGTCTTACGAAGCCGCTGGAGTGGCCCAGCAATCCGTCTGAGCACCCTTAGATGCCTTAAAAACCAGTCCATCTCCAAGCAATAACCACAGCGCGTCCGACTAACGTCCTTTTTGGCTGCAGCTGAACAGAAGTCcctgctgagagaggggaagatCTCGCCTCTCCAGGCTGTCTCGGAGTTTACTTGCTGATTGTAGTCGGAGCTGCGACAGCACCTTCTTGAGAATCTCCTCTGCCGTGGCGTGCTCAGCTCTGGTCCCCTTCTCTGTCGGCCAtgtggtgctggaggaggaggatggaggggaggaaggccaTCCTGCGCGGGAGGAAGGAACTGCCTGAAGAATTCCAGAGTGAAACACGATCTCTCGGCTTCCTGCTGCAGCGCTGGCTCCTGCTCGGGGATTAGATGCTGGCGGTGGGTCGGAGGCTTTACATTGTTGTATTGCACACCAGCCGAGGCAGCGCCAGGCAGCCCGGCCTCCTCCCCGCCGAGTCCGCAGGCCACCGGGAGCCTCGCTGCTTTGGGTTTGCCTCCGTCCGGCGTCTGATTAAAGATGCTGACAGTGTATCTCAGCCCAGGAGTTGAGGAGGGAGAAGCCTCTCTCGTCCATGTTCTTGTACAGCTCCGTTTTAGTGGGCTGTTTccaggtggttgggtttttttcccccctattgaATAGGGCAATAAAACCTCGTCCTTGGGGGGCTGGGTGTCCTCTGGCATTGAATAAAGGTTCTATGGGGCGatatccccaccaccacctcagctGCTGGTCTGTAGAGGGCAGGGAAATTCTCACTTCATTTAACACTTAGAGGGGACTTAGTTTTCACCTTCGGCGGATGCTGGAGCTCTGCAACCAACGCGCAGCACGAGCAGAACAAGCTCTTGCCTTGTCCctgtctgctctgcagccccttcaGGTGCCGACCCCTCTTCGGAGCCCACCAGTCAAGAGAAAGGCAGGGGAGGTGTCTGTGCTAAACATGAGCAGAAGGAGGAAAGGGCTTGTGATGCAAAGCCTGGGCTCTGGGACCCCCTGACTTGCCCAGTGACCACTAAACACCCGAGACGGTAGCCACTTTGGCTGGCTTTTATTGCCAGTCCTCTGCCTGGCTGGCGAGTAGCCCCAGCTCTGGGTGCCATGGTGGGGGGGAAGGCATTCGTTCTTCCTTCTGCCCCAACATTGCTATCAAaggagggggctgtggtcagCTCACGGCTGGTGCCTGCAGGGGTGGGGTGTAAAGGGAAGATGTCCGTCTGCCAGCAAGCGCGGCTGGAGGCTGAACGCCCTGCGGAGCGAGAGCCCGGGCGCTGGCACAGCTTCTGCGCCAAGGTCGGGTTGAAAGCAGCAGTGCAATGGCAGGGTCCAAAGTATAAAAA
Proteins encoded:
- the SNX11 gene encoding sorting nexin-11 isoform X2, coding for MLEAREEELTTVRVQDPRVQNEGSWNSYVDYKIFLHTNSKAFTAKTSCVRRRYREFVWLRRQLQKNAGLVPVPELPGKSTFFVGSTDEFIEKRRQGLQQFLEKVVQNVVLLSDSRLHLFLQSQLSVPEIEACVQGQGSQTVTEAILHYAMSNCGWVQEEESRPVLLPGEDLHGSCAGLGSPQGPSRLETFPYWSDFGMDDTHSDSPDEPAEPLGGRREVQ
- the SNX11 gene encoding sorting nexin-11 isoform X1, which translates into the protein MASSGLRGRGALVPARPHPPLWPFPVGPGRGRGDRRTPSAVGAGPSPWSRCFPLGSGSRMLEAREEELTTVRVQDPRVQNEGSWNSYVDYKIFLHTNSKAFTAKTSCVRRRYREFVWLRRQLQKNAGLVPVPELPGKSTFFVGSTDEFIEKRRQGLQQFLEKVVQNVVLLSDSRLHLFLQSQLSVPEIEACVQGQGSQTVTEAILHYAMSNCGWVQEEESRPVLLPGEDLHGSCAGLGSPQGPSRLETFPYWSDFGMDDTHSDSPDEPAEPLGGRREVQ